A part of Synchiropus splendidus isolate RoL2022-P1 chromosome 19, RoL_Sspl_1.0, whole genome shotgun sequence genomic DNA contains:
- the LOC128750817 gene encoding cysteine protease atg4da-like: MKLLWPYGEFFHSQFWSSPAAMNPSTSTACGEDQPSDEDHLDDWLYLSSSSVQCPEAGRDQPEAQDGSKLRSKFMSAWNSVKYGWTFKQKSHFSKSSPVVVLGNVYHLKDSSERDCFYRCFESLLWLTYRRGFSPLVGSSLTSDSGWGCLLRTGQMMLAQALLLHLMPPGWSWSPCHHVVKDDMDLPETRSQPISTDDTHSFRTRGSGKKSRTLSLGSLLDSRMESTHRRAVSWFADRPEAPFGIHQLVELGKSSGKRAGDWYGPSIVAHILEKAVSVTSDLPNLVVYVAQDCTIYKGDVRRACERPAFSSSVQHWKSVVLLVPVRLGGQELNPAYIACVKKLLRLQCCIGIIGGKPRHSLFFVGFQGDHLLYLDPHYCQPTVDTTKDGFPLESFHCKHPRKMPISRMDPSCTIGFYATGQRDFESLCRAVSEAVSTSAETYPMFIFADGHNQEDEEGETRTNVTYIQRKPGRRRVDTCNSLDEFVLL, translated from the exons ATGaag CTGCTATGGCCCTATGGAGAATTTTTTCACAGCCAGTTTTGGTCGAGTCCTGCTGCTATGAACCCCAGTACCTCCACCGCCTGCGGCGAGGACCAGCCTTCGGATGAGGACCATCTGGACGACTGGCTCTACCTGTCCTCATCCAGCGTACAGTGTCCCGAGGCTGGCAGGGACCAGCCGGAGGCGCAGGATGGAAGTAAACTCAGATCAAAGTTCATGTCGGCGTGGAACAGTGTGAAATACG GCTGGACCTTCAAGCAGAAGTCCCACTTCAGCAAAAGCTCTCCCGTGGTTGTTCTGGGAAACGTGTACCATCTCAAGGACTCAA gtgAAAGAGACTGTTTCTATCGCTGCTTCGAGTCGCTGCTCTGGTTGACCTACAGGAGAGGCTTCTCGCCGCTGGTCGGCTCTAGTCTGACCAGCGACAGCGGCTGGGGGTGTCTTCTACGCACAGGGCAGATGATGCTGGCGCAGGCGCTGCTTTTGCATTTGATGCCACCAG GCTGGAGCTGGTCGCCGTGCCATCACGTGGTCAAGGACGACATGGATCTCCCTGAAACCCGATCCCAGCCCATCAGCACCGACGACACGCACAGTTTTAGAACCAGAGGGAGCGGGAAGAAGAGTCGGACGCTGAGCTTGGGCTCACTTCTGGACAGTCGCATGGAGTCCACGCACAGAAGAGCCGTGTCCTGGTTCGCCGACCGCCCGGAGGCGCCGTTTGGGATTCATCAGCTGGTGGAGCTGGGGAAGAGCTCCGGGAAGAGGGCGGGGGACTGGTACGGACCCTCCATCGTGGCACACATCCTTGA GAAAGCCGTgtcagtgacctctgacctccctaATCTGGTCGTCTACGTTGCACAAGACTGCACCA TCTACAAAGGCGACGTGAGGCGCGCGTGTGAGCGCCCCGCCTTCTCTTCCTCCGTCCAGCACTGGAAGTCTGTCGTTCTTCTGGTTCCGGTTCGACTTGGAGGACAGGAGCTCAACCCCGCCTACATCGCCTGTGTCAAA AAACTCTTGAGATTGCAGTGCTGCATCGGAATCATTGGGGGGAAACCCAGACACTCCCTGTTCTTCGTCGGCTTCCAAG GTGACCATCTGCTGTACCTGGACCCGCACTACTGCCAGCCCACCGTGGACACCACCAAGGACGGCTTCCCCTTAGAG TCCTTTCACTGCAAACACCCCAGAAAGATGCCCATCTCTCGCATGGATCCCAGCTGCACCATCGGCTTCTACGCCACGGGACAGAGGGACTTTGAGTCGCTCTGCAGGGCCGTCAGCGAG GCCGTGTCCACGTCTGCTGAGACGTACCCCATGTTTATATTCGCTGACGGACACAaccaggaggacgaggagggcGAGACACGCACCAACGTCACCTACATCCAGAGGAAGCCGGGCCGCAGGAGGGTGGACACGTGCAACAGCCTGGACGAGTTCGTGCTGCTGTGA